A genomic stretch from Leptodactylus fuscus isolate aLepFus1 chromosome 10, aLepFus1.hap2, whole genome shotgun sequence includes:
- the BORCS7 gene encoding BLOC-1-related complex subunit 7 isoform X2 — protein MEREVVAKMAASADGQTKYGQSVKGLLTEKVSTCGADVIALTKQVLKGSRSSEFLGHAARNMVMQEDAILHSEDSLRKMAIITTHLQYQQEAIQKNVEQSSNLQDQLKHLLK, from the exons ATGGAGAGAGAAGTGGTAGCTAAGATGGCCGCATCTGCAGATGGACAGACGAAATATGGACAGTCAGTTAAAGGTCTCCTTACGGAGAAGGTCAGCACGTGTGGTGCTGATGTCATCGCGCTCACCAAGCAAGTGCTGAAAGGATCACGCAGCTCCGAG TTCCTTGGTCATGCAGCAAGAAACATGGTAATGCAAGAAGACGCTATATTACATTCAGAAGAT AGCCTGAGAAAAATGGCCATTATAACAACTCATCTACAATACCA ACAAGAAGCCATCCAGAAGAA TGTTGAGCAGTCCTCAAACCTTCAGGACCAGCTGAAGCATTTACTAAAGTGA